In Sphaeramia orbicularis chromosome 15, fSphaOr1.1, whole genome shotgun sequence, a single genomic region encodes these proteins:
- the LOC115434425 gene encoding uncharacterized protein LOC115434425, with translation MRIKWIKLLIPCFLLSVGECGSHSLLFLSTGRTKPKDRPLFEQLTTYDDVPISYCDSWNRSEQIKPTLENNHLFETCDGPCDDMIVALHEIPTLINSTVYVVQRRRGCIQSADRSVSGFEAWAVNGLDFLTFDSKSQKWTAHSPSAKTLQQIWNKDEGRNIAFSDFIKNICPLMIQKITFKMSSEYTELHVFAKPTNDKFLVLLRCHLATTDKSVTSVDLIVDGASGVDWTSLIGPLPSGDTSVILRLTARISLKQKTSTYGCSVKTGSHKTTVFWDGKTLDGTHLFFNGNWMALTAIMGFGIMAILVVIIIYGLILLQKHAKRSQSPPKKDPQLMRFIKDSSFLELKITVLVDEDHQDYLVQWEKKNKEEDQDYFAHQ, from the exons ATGAGGATTAAATGGATCAAACttctcattccatgttttctgctGTCAGTAGGTGAATGTG GTTCCCATTCTCTGTTGTTCCTGTCCACAGGGCGTACGAAACCGAAAGATCGACCTCTTTTTGAGCAGTTAACCACTTATGATGATGTTCCAATCTCATACTGTGACAGCTGGAACAGAAGTGAACAAATCAAACCTACATTGGAAAACAACCACTTATTTGAAACCTGTGATGGTCCCTGTGATGATATGATAGTGGCTCTGCATGAAATTCCAACATTGATCAACAGCACAGTGT ATGTTGTTCAACGGAGGCGTGGCTGTATCCAGTCAGCCGACAGGAGTGTCTCTGGTTTTGAAGCCTGGGCTGTGAATGGATTGGACTTCTTAACTTTCGATTCTAAATCTCAGAAATGGACCGCCCACTCCCCCTCTGCAAAAACACTTCAACAAATATGGAACAAAGACGAAGGAAGAAATATAGCTTTCAGTGACTTCATCAAAAATATTTGTCCACTGATGATCCAGAAAATTACTTTCAAAATGAGCAGTGAATACACAG AGCTGCATGTATTTGCCAAACCTACTAATGACAAATTCCTGGTACTACTACGGTGTCATCTGGCAACTACCGACAAATCAGTGACTTCAGTGGATCTGATTGTAGATGGAGCTTCTGGGGTGGACTGGACATCTCTGATTGGACCGTTACCATCTGGAGACACATCTGTGATCCTCAGACTGACAGCTCGGATCTCCCTCAAACAAAAAACCAGCACTTATGGGTGCTCAGTAAAAACAGGCAGTCATAAAACCACAGTCTTCTGGG atGGCAAAACGCTTGATGGCACACACCTTTTTTTTAATGGCAACTGGATGGCTCTGACTGCAATAATGGGATTTGGAATCATGGCTATTTTAGTAGTCATAATCATCTATGGATTGATTCTTCTTCAGAAACATG CCAAAAGGTCTCAATCACCTCCAAAAAAGGATCCACAGCTGATGAGGTTCATCAAAGATTCTTCCTTTCTAGAACTTAAAATTACTGTTCTTGTGGATGAGGATCACCAAGACTATCTGGTTCAATGGGAAAAGAAGAACAAGGAAGAAGATCAAGACTACTTTGCTCATCAATAG